TGCAAACGGCGAATCGCCGTCGAAAGTGGGCGAGCTACGGCGCGTCGCGGGCGCGATGGCAACTCGACAAAACGCCGCCGACGAAGATGTGCCGCTGACGAACCGGGAAACTCAAGTTCTCCGCCACATGGCATTGGGGCTGAGCAACAAAGAGATCGGACGCTCGCTGACGATCAGCATCGAAACGGTGAAGGAACACGTGCAAAACATTCTCCGCAAAATCGCCGTCAGCGATCGAACGCAAGCCGCCGTATGGGCCGTCCGCAAGGGCTTGGTGTAGAACCCGAGCTCGGGGCCCTGCTTTGCAGGCCCAGTGTGGCGCCCGCGCGGTCGTGTGCAAACGACAGACACTGTCTGCAAGCGCGGCGTGGCAGGTTGGCGTCGGAGTTCGCCTGCGGTTTTGCGCGTCGCGAAAAAACTCGCGATCACCGCGCTTCGGCCTGCGCCCGTGGATGGGCTTTTTCATACGCCGCGCGCAGATTCGCCGTGCTGACGTGCGTGTAAATCTGCGTCGTCACGAGACTCTTGTGCCCGAGCAGTTCCTGCACGCTGCGAATATCGGCGCCGCGGTCGAGCAAGTGGGTAGCGAAGCTGTGGCGTAGCGAGTGTGGCGACGTGCGGCGGTCCAAGCCGGTTTGGCGAAGGTATTTTTCCAGCATTCGGCCGACGCTGCGCGTGGTAAGCCGCTTTCCCGAGCGGTTGACGAACAGCGGCAGCCGCGGATTCTTGTCTCGCAGCAGCGCGGGGGCTAAGCGGCGCACGTCGAGCCATTGGTCGAGCGCCACGAACGCGAACGAGCCAAGCGGCGAGAGCCGTTCGCGCTTTCCCTTGCCGCGAACCCGGATCACGCAACCGGCCCGATCGACGTCGTCGTCGTCGAGCCCGACCACTTCGCTCACGCGCAAGCCGGCGGAATACATCGTTTCTAGAATGGCCCGGTCGCGGAGCCCCTGCGGCTCGTCGGCCGGGGGCGCTTCGAGCAGCCGGCCGAGATCTTCCGTCGAGAGAAAGTGGGGCAGCGTGCGCGGCTGCCGCGGATTGCGGAGCGGCTTGGCGGGGTTCGTTGCCGCCCAACCGTCGCGCTGTCCAAAACGAAAGAAACTTCGCAGCGACGCCAATCGCCGCGCGATCGTCGTCTTTGCATAGCCCGCCTCGTGCAGCGTGGCCACGAAGCCGCGGAGATCGAGGGTCGTCAGTTGCGCCGCCGACGGGCAATCGCCCTGCGATTCGGTGAAGAACTCGACGAGGTGTTCGAGATCTTCGCGGTAGCTTTTGATCGTGTATTGCGACGCGTTTCGCTCGACCGCCATGAATTTCAGAAACCGAGCGATCGCGGCCTGCAGGCCGTTGTCGTCGGCGTTGTCGGCGACGGCAGCGGCATCGTCCGTCAACGTAGCAGGCACACTCCGTGTGCCGTCCGCGATTGTGTCCGGTGTGTCCGACAAATCCAATCGCTCACTGCTAGATTTGGCGAAGCCCCCTCACCCTCACCCTCACCCTCGCCCTCACCCTCGCCCTCCTTCTACCCCGTCTCTTCCGAGTCGGAGGGCATTGCCAAATTGAATCGCGGTTTCGGGCCCGGGGCGGCGGCAGCATCTTTCATCGGCGTGCCGTGCCGCACTTTTTGGCTGAGCACGGCGGCATCGTACCAAGTGAAGCTCAGCTCGGGATTCGAGGCATAGCGGCCCAACACGCGAAGTGTTTCGGCGCGGCTCGCGTCGTCGAACAGGAACACATACCGTTCGGTGCCTTTTACCAATGCCAATACGTTGATGTCACCGGACACGATCGGTAAGCTCCTTCCACGGGCGCGCGGCGCCCGAAACTATTGCCGGCGGACGGTCCATGTCCGGCGCCACGAGGCGGGCACTTCCTCACGGTATGTATCGGTCGTCCGACCACCGCAGCAGTACCCGCGTTTGGCCGGCGCCGCCGCGGGCGGTGAGCATCTCGGCGATGTGTTTGTGACAGCAGAAGCGAATAAAGTCGTCGCTCCGCTGTAGATAGGAGGCCCAGCCGCCAAATCTTGCGTCGTCGCGGAAGGTGACGTAACTGCGCAGCGCGGCAGTGAACTCCGGGTCGTTGGCGTGATACGTTCGCGTATGGCGCAAAACCGGTTCGTCGGTCGGATGGCATTCCGGCTTGCCGCACGACGGCGGCGGCGGAATCAAACCGCTCGGATCGGGCCAATCCGGCGGCATTCCCGGCCGCGCGTTCGGCCCAAATGCGACCATCGCAGCGGGCGTTGCCGCCGTTGCTGTCGTCGAGGCAAGTTTCACCGGCGCAAGCGTCGAACCGTTGGGCGAGACCGCACTCGATCCGGCCAGAATCGTGCGGCCCGAGCTTGAACCGCCAGCGCCGGTGGTCGCGATTTTGCGGCCCGGCGAAGGAGTAACGCTTGAACCGACGGAGCCCGTCGCGGCGCCGTCTTTGGCTGCACCGCCGGCGGCTTGAAAACTCGGCGATTGACCGTTTGCCAATCGCACGGCATCGTCGGCGGGCGATTGCCGGCGCGCGGGCAGCGCGGCCGGCGGTTCCCTTTCGTACGGCGGCGTCTGCGTTTTCAATTGTGCGCGGGCGAGCGCGAATTCCGTTTCCAGCACCAGCGGCTGCGGAATA
This genomic stretch from Pirellulales bacterium harbors:
- the xerC gene encoding tyrosine recombinase XerC — protein: MPATLTDDAAAVADNADDNGLQAAIARFLKFMAVERNASQYTIKSYREDLEHLVEFFTESQGDCPSAAQLTTLDLRGFVATLHEAGYAKTTIARRLASLRSFFRFGQRDGWAATNPAKPLRNPRQPRTLPHFLSTEDLGRLLEAPPADEPQGLRDRAILETMYSAGLRVSEVVGLDDDDVDRAGCVIRVRGKGKRERLSPLGSFAFVALDQWLDVRRLAPALLRDKNPRLPLFVNRSGKRLTTRSVGRMLEKYLRQTGLDRRTSPHSLRHSFATHLLDRGADIRSVQELLGHKSLVTTQIYTHVSTANLRAAYEKAHPRAQAEAR